The following are from one region of the Trichoderma breve strain T069 chromosome 5, whole genome shotgun sequence genome:
- a CDS encoding fungal specific transcription factor domain-containing protein, which yields MLIDNSLWSRVVEEYHKFHDPEDALRRSSDDSSNAETLNDDFSFVLGGPPTSRTKLLHPPPQQIHELWRTFVENVDPLSKVVHIPTLEKAFHEAANEIDTVSRSFEALMFAIYSAAVMSLSDVECKERLHEPRKSLRSRLMTATKAALSRANFMSTASLVVLQALVIHIISARDMYEPRALWTLTGVAVRLANGMGLDRDGTLLGLPPFETELRRRIWWFLKAQDLQNAELCGLPKFRDVGLSSDSPRRPTNINDIELYPGMPVSPVESGSLTDMTFLAIRYDLLWFADARVAKFRHQGKSLSQWDQDFASGGDKAETDQGVKEIEEHLEKKYLRRCDPSQPLQLMSMLMARAAIDTLRFMTHHPRRWTSINQAPPFERQWVWEVSIRLLEQRDMLQSNPSLNKFAWHAAFTMQWPAFIHVLDSLRANPSTPDAEKAWRAVRSLCLKAYDAHRLQRNGVYALQTPAFILKLLQQQEVEKIKIQACSEATTASIGLKDSTISSQEDAAQHGDAGGQNQRFEHVNEHGSEAEYNYAMEDIDLDSLLAGDVSADNRAYQTINWDQWDLFLADSKIN from the exons ATGTTGATTGATAA TAGCTTGTGGTCAAGAGTTGTGGAAGAA TATCATAAGTTTCACGACCCCGAGGATGCTCTGCGAAGGAGTTCAGACGACTCGAGTAATGCAGAAACTCTCAATGATGACTTTAGTTTTGTGCTTGGCGGTCCACCGACATCTCGCACCAAACTCCTTCATCCACCACCTCAACAGATACATGAACTATGGCGCACTTTTGTGGAAAACGTTGATCCTCTCTCCAAAGTTGTGCATATTCCTACATTAGAAAAGGCTTTCCATGAGGCTGCAAATGAAATAGATACGGTCTCGCGGAGCTTTGAGGCACTCATGTTTGCCATCTACAGCGCCGCCGTTATGTCACTGAGCGACGTTGAGTGTAAGGAACGACTTCACGAGCCTCGAAAGTCTCTGCGATCTAGGTTAATGACTGCTACGAAGGCAGCATTATCTCGAGCCAACTTCATGAGCACAGCTAGCCTTGTAGTTCTCCAGGCATTGGTCATTCACATCATCTCAGCCCGAGACATGTACGAGCCGCGTGCCCTTTGGACCTTGACAGGTGTGGCGGTTCGCCTAGCCAACGGCATGGGCCTTGATCGCGATGGGACACTTCTTGGGCTGCCACCATTTGAAACAGAGCTGCGGCGACGCATCTGGTGGTTTCTGAAAGCGCAAGATCTACAGAATGCTGAACTGTGCGGCCTTCCCAAGTTTCGAGATGTTGGCCTGAGCAGCGACTCCCCAAGGCGTCCCACCAACATCAACGACATTGAGCTCTATCCGGGAATGCCTGTCTCGCCGGTAGAGTCGGGAAGTTTGACGGACATGACGTTTCTCGCTATAAGATACGACCTACTCTGGTTTGCCGACGCCCGCGTTGCCAAGTTTCGTCATCAAGGCAAGAGTCTGAGCCAGTGGGATCAGGATTTCGCATCCGGAGGTGATAAGGCGGAGACGGATCAGGGTGTAAAGGAAATAGAAGAGCATCTGGAAAAGAAATACCTTCGGCGCTGCGATCCTTCgcagccgctgcagctcATGTCGATGCTGATGGCACGGGCTGCGATAGACACCCTTCGCTTCATGACACACCACCCACGCAGATGGACCAGCATCAACCAGGCGCCACCATTTGAGCGTCAATGGGTGTGGGAAGTCAGTATCAGGCTTCTAGAGCAGCGTGACATGCTGCAGTCAAACCCCTCGCTGAACAAGTTTGCATGGCACGCAGCGTTTACCATGCAATGGCCTGCTTTCATCCACGTGCTCGATAGCCTCCGAGCCAATCCGTCTACGCCGGATGCCGAGAAAGCGTGGAG AGCCGTGCGCAGTCTCTGTCTGAAAGCATACGATGCTCACAGGCTGCAGCGTAATGGTGTTTATGCTCTACAGACGCCGGCGTTTATTTTGAAGCTACTGCAGCAACAAGAGGTGGAGAAGATCAAAATACAAGCCTGCTCGGAGGCCACTACCGCATCAATAGGTCTTAAGGACAGCACGATATCCAGCCAGGAAGACGCTGCGCAACACGGGGATGCCGGTGGTCAAAATCAACGATTCGAGCATGTCAATGAGCACGGCAGCGAAGCTGAATATAACTATGCTATGGAAGACATAGACCTGGATTCTCTGCTGGCTGGGGACGTCAGCGCAGATAACAGGGCGTATCAAACCATCAACTGGGACCAATGGGATCTTTTCCTCGCCGATTCCAAAATCAATTGA
- a CDS encoding enoyl-(Acyl carrier protein) reductase domain-containing protein, giving the protein MAETTSSQRLLNKVCIVTGSSSGLGRAISLAYAREGAFLVCVDLKPDARQEVETERAIDTDALIRQNGGRALFIKADVSNAAEVEAMVKATVAEYGRIDVLVNNAGISIEAGKKALKIHETPENWWDITMAVNTKSVFLASKYVTGQMLSQDKFASGDRGWIINISSIFGLVGGGYIPCYAASKGAVANLTRQIAMDYAEDGIHCNAICPGSIFVNTTQVHDAEEIRRRHPLHGIGMPDDITGAAIFLASSESRWITGAMLPVDGGFTAQ; this is encoded by the exons CTATTTCGTTGGCGTATGCTCGCGAGGGTGCATTTCTTGTCTGTGTTGACTTGAAACCTGATGCTCGACAAGAAGTTGAGACTGAACGGGCAATCGACACTGATGCTCTAATACGGCAAAATGGGGGGCGAGCGTTGTTCATCAAGGCAGATGTGAGCAATGCCGCTGAAGTAGAGGCAATGGTGAAGGCGACAGTCGCAGAGTATGGTCGCATAGATGT ATTGGTCAACAACGCTGGAATTTCTATCGAAGCTGGAAAGAAAGCTCTCAAGATTCACGAAACACCGGAGAATTGGTGGGATATAACTATGGCAGTCAATACCAAATCAGTCTTCCTGGCTAGCAAGTATGTTACTGGTCAAATGCTTTCTCAAGACAAGTTCGCTTCCGGAGATCGTGGCTGGATTATCAACATCTCTTCTATCTTTGGCCTAGTTGGCGGTGGATATATAC CATGCTACGCAGCTTCTAAAGGAGCGGTCGCGAATCTAACAAGGCAGATCGCGATGGACTATGCTGAAGATGGCATTCATTGCAATGCCATTTGTCCTGGAT CCATCTTTGTGAACACGACCCAGGTTCACGATGCCGAGGAGATTAGACGGCGCCATCCGCTGCATGGTATCGGTATGCCGGATGATATAACTGGAGCTGCTATTTTCCTCGCAAGCAGTGAGTCTCGATGGATTACAGGCGCTATGCTACCAGTGGATGGCGGATTCACGGCGCAATAA
- a CDS encoding FAD binding domain-containing protein produces the protein MKNAIAIIGAGPCGLTLARLLHRKNIPFTVYEKEESAATLVSSGSLDIRKETGQLALREAALYNAFAQKARWEDDRVTFFDSHGELLHQATGEAEDGQDGLKTGGKPEIDRRSLRDILLESIPQSQIVWSHRLTKLSFDGDNSSPILHFSNGNTVGGFSLVVGADGAWSKVRAAITSTKPQYAGSTFIETRIQESSLLHKTLTDKIGHGIALFLAGPSRMIIQRQGDNSYRIYFGITAPEHFVGTSMDLNNPQATRDMLLSSFFKGWAEDLRDYIRNAENFRSWPLYQLPAEDFGWNSVPGVTLAGDAAHLSVPNGEGVNLAMKDALELVAKIEENGLEHINKAVEEYERDMLKRGKDHIKAGEEMDRLMTHPEGAKAVVKAFAES, from the exons ATGAAAaatgccattgccatcatcgggGCCGGCCCTTGCGGCCTCACTCTTgcccgcctcctccaccgcaAGAATATCCCCTTCACCGTCtacgaaaaagaagagtcagCGGCGACACTAGTATCTAGTGGCTCACTTGATATACGCAAAGAAACAGGCCAGCTTGCTCTTCGGGAGGCTGCTTTGTACAATGCGTTTGCTCAGAAGGCAAGATGGGAGGACGATCGGGTTACCTTTTTTGACTCCCATGGAGAGCTGTTGCATCAAGCTACTGGCGAGgcagaagatggacaagacGGCTTGAAGACTGGTGGAAAGCCCGAGATTGACCGCAGGAGCTTACGAGACATTCTTCTGGAGTCAATCCCGCAAAGCCAAATAGTGTGGTCTCATCGTCTGACAAAGTTAAGTTTCGACGGCGACAACTCGTCTCCCATCCTGCATTTTTCCAATGGCAACACAGTTGGTGGATTCTCGCTCGTTGTCGGGGCGGATGGGGCCTGGAGCAAAGTACGAGCTGCG ATCACCTCTACGAAGCCACAATATGCAGGAAGTACCTTTATCGAAACTCGCATACAGGAAAGCAGCTTGTTGCACAAGACGCTGACGGACAAAATCGGTCATGGCATAGCTCTGTTTCTAGCAGGGCCAAGCCGTATGATCATTCAACGACAAGGCGATAACTCATACAGGATCTATTTTGGCATCACTGCCCCCGAGCACTTTGTTGGCACGTCTATGGACTTGAACAACCCCCAAGCCACTCGCGATATGCTtttgtcctctttcttcaaaGGCTGGGCTGAGGATTTAAGAGATTATATTCGAAACGCGGAGAATTTCCGTAGCTGGCCGCTGTATCAACTTCCTGCAGAAGACTTTGGTTGGAACTCGGTACCAGGTGTGACTTTGGCGGGAGACGCTGCGCATTTATCGGTACCCAATGGGGAGGGTGTCAATCTCGCCATGAAGGATGCCCTAGAACTCGTTGCTAAGATTGAAGAAAACGGACTGGAGCATATAAATAAGGCGGTAGAGGAATACGAGAGGGATATGTTGAAACGCGGCAAAGATCACATCAAGGCCGGTGAGGAGATGGATCGACTCATGACGCATCCTGAGGGAGCGAAGGCTGTTGTGAAGGCTTTTGCTGAGAGCTAA
- a CDS encoding taurine catabolism dioxygenase tauD, tfdA family domain-containing protein, which translates to MAPSVTETVTEAVTQVTENLKQKPAASLKDQTEPALETGHREPLKLSGALDQFKQFEVTPVIGKEFVDVDLAEWLRAPNSDELLRDLAITVSQRGVVFFRKQDNITNDLQKELVQRLGELSGKPKTSGLHIHPVNNGARDHGVEDNEISVISSEQAKKIYADRFLKTNKRQSQKSQWHSDITFEPIPSDYALLRLTELPTTGGDTLWASGYELYDRISKPLQKFFDGLTAYYAQPGFKEAADHNGFSLFSTPRGAPENIGDVLEAIHPVIRTNPVTGWKSVFAVGHHVQHIHGLSEEESKYFLDWFVRLIVENHDLQVRNRWQNVNDLAIWDNRSVYHAATPDYLHQGLGERTGSRSVSLGEKPYFDPQSVSRREAIASGKV; encoded by the exons ATGGCACCATCCGTCACAGAAACCGTCACAGAGGCTGTGACTCAAGTCACCGAAAACCTCAAGCAGAAGCCTGCTGCAAGCCTCAAGGATCAAACCGAGCCAGCCCTTGAGACGGGCCATCGGGAGCCCTTGAAGCTGAGCGGAGCACTTGACCAATTCAAGCAGTTTGAAGTCACACCAGTGATTGGAAAGGAATTTGTCGATGTCGATCTAGCTGAGTGGCTAAGGGCACCAAACTCAGACGAATTGCTGAGAGATTTGGCCATCACAG TGTCCCAAAGAGGTGTCGTTTTCTTCCGCAAGCAAGacaacatcaccaacgaCCTTCAGAAGGAGCTCGTACAGCGTCTTGGCGAGCTCAGTGGAAAGCCAAAGACATCTGGGCTGCACATTCACCCAGTTAACAATGGTGCTCGGGACCACGGTGTTGAGGACAATGAAATCAGCGTCATTTCTTCGGagcaggccaagaagatttATGCAGACCGCTTTCTGAAGACTAACAAGCGCCAGAGCCAAAAGTCACAATGGCACTCCGATATCACTTTTGAACCCATCCCCAGTGATTATGCTCTGCTGAGATTGACGGAGCTGCCAACAACGGGAGGAG ATACACTCTGGGCTTCCGGATATGAGCTTTATGATCGCATCTCCAAGCCACTGCAGAAGTTCTTTGATGGCTTAACAGCCTACTACGCACAGCCCGGCTTCAAAGAGGCTGCTGATCACAACGggttttccctcttttccacTCCTCGAGGAGCCCCCGAGAACATTGGCGATGTTCTTGAAGCCATCCACCCCGTCATTCGTACCAACCCTGTTACTGGGTGGAAGAGTGTCTTCGCTGTTGGCCATCACGTCCAGCATATTCACGGTCtttctgaagaagaatccaAGTATTTCTTGGACTGGTTCGTACGATTGATTGTCGAAAACCATGATCTACAGGTCCGAAACCGCTGGCAAAATGTCAACGACCTGGCCATCTGGGATAACCGCAGCGTCTACCACGCCGCCACGCCAGATTACCTTCATCAGGGACTTGGCGAGCGGACCGGATCTCGGTCTGTGAGCTTGGGCGAGAAGCCTTACTTTGACCCTCAAAGCGTGAGCCGCAGAGAAGCCATTGCATCTGGAAAGGTATGA